ACCGGTGGACGGGGGGCCATGCTCGCGGTCAGGGCCTGCCGGCCGGGCAGGTGTCAGCGGCTCGTCGTCAGGGGCGCAGGCGCAGCCCCCTGGGGGTGGCGTGGAAGCCCGCGATCTCCAGGGCACGGGCCAGTGGGGAGGTCAGCGCCGATATGCCGTTGGCGCGCTCCACCGTGACCGTGCCGAGCGCGCCCGCTCGGGCGGCCTGGGCCAGGGCTTCGGCCGCAGCGTGGAGGGCGGGGGAGTCCGGGTCGGTCGCCCAGGCCAGCAAGGTCTTGCCGCCGCGCTCCATGTACAGGGTGAGCTCGCCGTCGACGAGGACGACCAGCGAGCCCGCCTTGCGGCCGGGTTTGTGGCCGGCGTCCGTCGGCGGCTCGGGCCAGGGCAGGGCTGCTCCGTACGCATTGGCGGGGTCGGCGGCGGCCAGCACCACGGCACGGGGCGCCGTGTGCTCATCGGCCCGGTCCCTCGCCGTTGCCGACGCGCGGAGGCGGTCGACCGCGCCGTCCATCGCGAACTGGGCAGCGCCGAGCCCCTCCACCACATAGCCGCGGCGCGCCTGCCCGCTGTCCTCGAAGGCGGAGAGGATGCGGTAGGTCGCGGAGAAACCGCCTTCCACGCCTTCGGCCGCCACAGCGCCCCGGGTCACCACCCCGTGGCGGTCCAGGAGCGTGCGGGCCAGGGCGTGTGCCCGGTGGGTCGGGTCGGGCTCGGGGGCGGGGAGCAGGGACCAGCGGCCGCTCACCGTCGGCGGTCCGGTGCGGGAGGCGGGGCGGGCGGCCGCGGTGAGGCTGCCGTACCGCCCGCGGGGGATCGTGCGCTTGGCGCGGTGGGCGGTGGAACCGGCGGTGCGGCCCGAGCCGAGCAGCGAACGGAGCGGGGCCAGAGTGTCGTTGGTGAGCCGGCCGGACCAGGCCAGGTCCCAGACGGCGTCGGCCAGTTGGGGATCGGTGGCGTCGGGGTGGGTGGTGGCCCGGACCTGGTCGGTGATCTGGCGGAAGAACAGTCCGTAGCCGGGGGAGAGCGCGCTGAGGACGGACTCGTGGAGCGCGGTGAGCTCCAGAGGGTGGGGCTGCGGCAGGAGCAGCGGGGCGGCGTCGGTGAGGTAGAGGGAGATCCAGCCGTCCTTGCCGGGCAGCGAGCCCGCTCCGGCCCACACGACCTCGCCCGTCGTGGTCAGTTCGTCGAGGAGGGCGGGGGTGTAGCCGGAGACGCGGGACGGGAGGATCAGCTTCTCCAGGGCGGAGGCGGGGACCGCGGCTCCCTGGAGCTGTTCGACGGCGCGGGCCAGGCCGTCGATGCCGCGCAGGCTGTTGCTGCCCATGTGCTGCCACTGCGGGAGGAAGGTCGCGAGCGCGGCGGGCGGGACCGGCTCCAGCTCATGGCGCAGGGCGGCCAGCGAGCGGCGGCGCAGCCGGCGCAGTACGGTCGCGTCGCACCACTCCTGGCCGATGCCGGAGGGGTGGAACTCGCCCTGCACGACGCGCCCGTTCGCTGCGAGGCGGTGCAGGGCGCCGTCCGTGACGGCCGTGCCCAGGCCGAAGCGGGACGCCGCCTCGGTCGAGGTGAAGGGCCCGTGCGTACGCGCGAACCGGGCGAGGAGATCGCCGAGCGGGTCCTTGACCGGCTCGGTGAACGCCTCGGGTACGCCGACCGGGAGCGCTGTCCCCAGCGCGTCCCGGAGCCGGCCCGCGTCCTCGATCGCCGCCCAGTGCTCGGCGCCCGCGAGCCGGACCCGGATGGCCCGCCGCGATGCGGCCAGGTCCTGCGGCCACTGCGGATCGCCGCCGCGCTCGATCAACTCCGCGTCGGTGAGCGGGCCGAGCATCCGCAGCAGATCGGCGACACCCTCCGCGTCCTTGATCCGGCGGTCCTCGGTGAGCCACTGCAGCTCCCTCTCCAGCTCCGTGAGGACGTCGGCGTCGAGCAGCTCCCGCAGCTCGGCCTGGCCGAGGAGCTCGGCGAGGAGACGGGAGTCCAGGGAGAGGGCGGCGGCGCGGCGCTCGGCGAGGGGCGAGTCCCCCTCGTACAGGAACTGGGCGACGTAGCCGAAGAGCAGTGACCGCGCGAAGGGCGAGGGCTCGGGGGTGGTGACCTCGACCAGCCGGACCCGGCGGGACTCGATGTCACCCATCAGCTCCGTGAGCCCGGGGACGTCGAAGACGTCCTGGAGGCATTCGCGGACCGCTTCGAGGACGATCGGGAACGACCCGAACTCGCTCGCCACCTGCAGCAGTTGGGCCGCGCGCTGACGCTGCTGCCAGAGCGGAGTGCGCTTGCCGGGGTTGCGGCGGGGAAGCAGCAGCGCACGTGCCGCGCACTCGCGGAACCGGGAGGCGAAGAGCGCCGAGCCGCCCACCTGGTCGGTGACGATCTGATTGATCTCGCCCTTGTCGAAGACGGCGTCCGCCGCGCCGACCGGGGCCTGCTCGCTGTCGTACGTCGTGTCGAGATGAACCGGATCCTGGTCGAGGAGGTCAAGACCCATCAGATCCGCGTCGGGCAGCCGCAGTACGATCCCGTCGTCGGCATGCATGACCTGCGCGTCCATGCCGTACCGCTCGGCGAGCCGCGCACCGAGCGCCAGCGCCCACGGCGCGTGCACCTGGGCCCCGAAGGGGGAGTGGATCACCACCCGCCAGTCGCCCAGCTCGTCCCGGAAGCGCTCGACCAGGATCGTCCGGTCGTCGGGGACATGACCGCAGGCCCGGCGCTGCTCGTCGAGATAGGCCAGGACATTGTCGGCGGCCCAGGCGTCAAGACCGGCGGCCAGCAGGCGGAGACGGGCGTCCTCGGTGGTGAGGCCGCCGACCTCGCGGAGGAACGCGCCCACCGCTCGCCCCAACTCCAGTGGCCGGCCCAGCTGGTCGCCCTTCCAGAAGGGCAGCCGGCCGGGCACCCCGGGGGCGGGGGAGACCAGCACGCGGTCGCGGGTGATGTCCTCGATCCGCCAGGTGGTGGTGCCCAGGGTGAAGACATCGCCCACCCGGGACTCGTACACCATCTCCTCGTCGAGCTCGCCGACCCGGCCGCCGCCCTTCTTGGGGTCGGCTCCCGCGAGGAATACGCCGAAGAGGCCGCGGTCGGGGATCGTGCCGCCGGAGGTGACGGCGAGGCGCTGCGCACCCGGGCGGCCCGTGACCGTGCCCGCGACGCGGTCCCAGACCACGCGCGGGCGCAGTTCGGCGAAGGCGTCGGAGGGATAGCGTCCGGCGAGCATGTCGAGGACAGCGGTGAAGGCCGACTCGGGGAGTGAGGCGAAGGGCGCCGCCCGGCGCGCCAGGGCCAGCAGATCGTCGACCTGCCAGGTGTCGAGGGCGACCATGGCGACCAGCTGCTGGGCCAGCACGTCCAGCGGGTTGGACGGGATGCGCAGCGCTTCGATGGAGCCGGTGCGCATCCGCTCGGTGACCACGGCCGCCTGCACCAGATCGCCCCGGTACTTGGGGAAGACGACACCGGTCGAGACCGCGCCCACCTGGTGTCCGGCGCGGCCGACCCGCTGCAGACCGGAGGCGACGGACGGCGGCGACTCGACCTGGACCACCAGGTCGACCGCGCCCATGTCGATGC
The Streptomyces lunaelactis genome window above contains:
- a CDS encoding ATP-dependent helicase, with product MTASALGSFSPATRSWFTGAFSAPTAAQEGAWQAIGEGSDVLVVAPTGSGKTLAAFLAALDRLASVPPPADARMRCRVLYVSPLKALAVDVERNLRSPLTGIRQESVRLGLPEPEVRVGIRSGDTPAAERRSLATKPPDILITTPESLFLMLTSAARDALAGIETVILDEVHAVAGTKRGAHLAVSLERLDELLPRPARRIGLSATVRPVDEVARYLSPQRRVEIVQPRSDKEFDLSVVVPVEDLGELGGSPASETSADSAEKPSIWPHVEERIADLVQAHRSTIVFANSRRLAERLCNRLNEIAYERATGQPMPDGAPPAEIMAQSGAAQGAPPLLARAHHGSVSKEQRALVEEDLKAGRLPAVVATSSLELGIDMGAVDLVVQVESPPSVASGLQRVGRAGHQVGAVSTGVVFPKYRGDLVQAAVVTERMRTGSIEALRIPSNPLDVLAQQLVAMVALDTWQVDDLLALARRAAPFASLPESAFTAVLDMLAGRYPSDAFAELRPRVVWDRVAGTVTGRPGAQRLAVTSGGTIPDRGLFGVFLAGADPKKGGGRVGELDEEMVYESRVGDVFTLGTTTWRIEDITRDRVLVSPAPGVPGRLPFWKGDQLGRPLELGRAVGAFLREVGGLTTEDARLRLLAAGLDAWAADNVLAYLDEQRRACGHVPDDRTILVERFRDELGDWRVVIHSPFGAQVHAPWALALGARLAERYGMDAQVMHADDGIVLRLPDADLMGLDLLDQDPVHLDTTYDSEQAPVGAADAVFDKGEINQIVTDQVGGSALFASRFRECAARALLLPRRNPGKRTPLWQQRQRAAQLLQVASEFGSFPIVLEAVRECLQDVFDVPGLTELMGDIESRRVRLVEVTTPEPSPFARSLLFGYVAQFLYEGDSPLAERRAAALSLDSRLLAELLGQAELRELLDADVLTELERELQWLTEDRRIKDAEGVADLLRMLGPLTDAELIERGGDPQWPQDLAASRRAIRVRLAGAEHWAAIEDAGRLRDALGTALPVGVPEAFTEPVKDPLGDLLARFARTHGPFTSTEAASRFGLGTAVTDGALHRLAANGRVVQGEFHPSGIGQEWCDATVLRRLRRRSLAALRHELEPVPPAALATFLPQWQHMGSNSLRGIDGLARAVEQLQGAAVPASALEKLILPSRVSGYTPALLDELTTTGEVVWAGAGSLPGKDGWISLYLTDAAPLLLPQPHPLELTALHESVLSALSPGYGLFFRQITDQVRATTHPDATDPQLADAVWDLAWSGRLTNDTLAPLRSLLGSGRTAGSTAHRAKRTIPRGRYGSLTAAARPASRTGPPTVSGRWSLLPAPEPDPTHRAHALARTLLDRHGVVTRGAVAAEGVEGGFSATYRILSAFEDSGQARRGYVVEGLGAAQFAMDGAVDRLRASATARDRADEHTAPRAVVLAAADPANAYGAALPWPEPPTDAGHKPGRKAGSLVVLVDGELTLYMERGGKTLLAWATDPDSPALHAAAEALAQAARAGALGTVTVERANGISALTSPLARALEIAGFHATPRGLRLRP